The following coding sequences are from one Tolumonas lignilytica window:
- the ubiU gene encoding ubiquinone anaerobic biosynthesis protein UbiU: MELLCPAGNLPALKTAIDNGADAVYIGFKDDTNARHFAGLNFDDKKLQRAVDYVHQHQRKLHIAINTFAHPGSAQRWQLAVDRAVDLGADALIIADIAVLNYTHQHYPDQEIHLSVQASATNSAAVRFYKENFNIQRVVLPRVLSMHQVRQLSRETDVPLEVFAFGSLCIMAEGRCYLSSYLTGESPNTVGACSPAKYVRWEETAKGLESRLNGVLIDRYQQGENAGYPTLCKGRYEVEGHTYHTLEEPTSLNTLSLLPELFETGVTSVKIEGRQRSPAYVEQVTKVWRAAIDAYQKNPAQYQVSSEWDKQLAAVSEGSQTTLGAYHRQWQ; this comes from the coding sequence ATGGAGCTATTGTGTCCGGCGGGAAATCTGCCAGCCCTCAAGACAGCCATCGATAATGGCGCAGATGCGGTTTACATCGGTTTTAAAGATGATACCAATGCCCGTCATTTTGCCGGGCTGAATTTTGATGATAAGAAACTGCAACGCGCTGTCGATTATGTCCACCAGCATCAGCGAAAGCTGCATATTGCCATCAATACCTTCGCACATCCCGGCAGCGCCCAACGCTGGCAATTGGCGGTAGACCGTGCAGTGGATCTTGGTGCTGATGCATTGATCATCGCGGATATTGCTGTGCTCAATTATACGCACCAACACTACCCAGATCAGGAAATTCACCTGTCGGTGCAGGCATCAGCCACCAATAGTGCCGCCGTCCGCTTTTATAAAGAGAATTTCAACATTCAGCGGGTTGTTTTGCCTCGTGTATTATCCATGCATCAGGTTCGCCAGCTTTCCCGAGAGACCGATGTTCCCTTGGAAGTATTTGCTTTCGGTAGCCTCTGTATCATGGCTGAAGGCCGTTGCTACCTTTCATCGTATCTGACGGGAGAAAGCCCAAATACTGTTGGTGCCTGTTCACCAGCAAAATATGTGCGTTGGGAAGAAACAGCCAAAGGACTCGAATCACGCTTAAACGGTGTTCTGATTGACCGCTATCAGCAAGGTGAAAATGCAGGTTACCCCACCCTTTGCAAGGGACGGTATGAAGTGGAAGGCCATACCTACCATACGCTGGAAGAGCCCACGAGTCTGAATACGTTATCACTGCTTCCCGAGTTGTTTGAAACCGGTGTGACTTCAGTAAAAATCGAAGGCCGCCAGCGAAGCCCTGCCTATGTTGAGCAAGTGACGAAAGTCTGGCGCGCAGCCATTGATGCGTATCAGAAAAATCCGGCTCAATATCAGGTCAGCAGCGAATGGGATAAACAGCTTGCTGCGGTTTCTGAAGGTAGCCAGACAACATTGGGTGCCTATCATCGGCAGTGGCAATAA
- a CDS encoding U32 family peptidase, producing MNFSLGPLLYYWTKTDVENFYQQASQSSATDIYLGETVCSKRREMKLTDWLDLARELQNKGKRVILSTLALIQSPSELKEMQRWINNGSCMIEANDLGAVQLAYEQNVPFVCGPAINCYNTDVIELLVAKGMQRWVMPVELSRDWLSELLQECTERGLREKFEVEVFAYGHLPLAYSARCFTARALNRAKDDCQLACLQYPQGLAAESQEGEQVFTLNGIQTQSGHCYNLINQLSEMEELVDVVRLSPEPNTLDWLDIFQKKSKDSNPEKLPTNHSNGYWLNIAGMNLLTDN from the coding sequence ATGAATTTCTCCCTTGGTCCCTTACTGTATTACTGGACAAAAACGGACGTTGAAAATTTTTATCAGCAGGCAAGCCAAAGTTCCGCGACAGATATTTACCTCGGCGAAACGGTCTGTAGTAAACGCCGGGAAATGAAATTAACCGACTGGCTCGATCTTGCCCGTGAACTGCAAAATAAAGGAAAACGCGTCATTCTCTCAACGCTTGCCTTGATTCAAAGCCCATCAGAGCTAAAGGAAATGCAGCGCTGGATCAATAACGGCAGTTGTATGATTGAAGCCAATGATCTCGGCGCTGTTCAATTAGCTTATGAGCAGAACGTGCCCTTTGTCTGTGGTCCTGCCATCAATTGTTATAACACGGATGTAATTGAGCTACTGGTTGCGAAAGGCATGCAGCGTTGGGTGATGCCTGTCGAACTTTCGCGCGATTGGCTCTCAGAGTTATTGCAGGAATGTACGGAGCGCGGATTACGCGAAAAATTTGAGGTTGAAGTATTTGCGTACGGCCACCTGCCATTGGCCTATTCAGCACGTTGTTTTACTGCCCGAGCCTTAAACAGGGCAAAAGACGATTGTCAGTTGGCGTGTCTACAATATCCGCAAGGATTAGCCGCTGAAAGTCAGGAAGGTGAGCAAGTCTTCACGCTGAATGGTATTCAAACGCAATCTGGTCATTGCTATAATCTAATCAACCAATTATCTGAAATGGAGGAGTTAGTCGATGTAGTACGTCTCAGCCCTGAGCCCAATACACTTGACTGGCTAGATATATTTCAGAAAAAGTCAAAAGATTCAAATCCGGAAAAATTACCAACAAACCACTCAAATGGATATTGGTTAAATATTGCCGGGATGAATTTACTAACGGATAATTAA
- a CDS encoding acyltransferase family protein — MKEYKYNIEFMRAVAILLVVFTHIPMQNFFTQVDNNTFSLQRLFFVLFQNGTVVFVFISGYLFNLLNKNLKYKDYILKKIKYVISPYIIIFTCCLFLRWQINPDNIPLFLRHANPTTTILLSYVFNGWVLVPLWYIPMITLFFIAAPIIKWITNSRHCLLFVLISLAISFVTLRPWENYNPTLSFIHFFGIYLLGCFLAKENSKITFTSNKTTLTLFLLFFLSIIGSYRSLEKINLTSYFELQVIYKEIVIDWMTIQKTILCLILYSISQKKYTKSHWLIKLIADYSFGVFFIHEILIILLFKAWKLMTGVSSTNSITFIPTGFFVFTISILMVHIAKMILKGKSRYVIGC, encoded by the coding sequence ATGAAAGAATACAAGTACAACATTGAATTCATGCGAGCAGTAGCAATACTGCTTGTTGTTTTCACACACATTCCTATGCAAAATTTTTTCACTCAAGTGGATAATAACACCTTTTCGCTACAGCGATTATTTTTTGTTTTATTCCAGAACGGAACAGTCGTTTTTGTCTTTATCTCCGGATATCTATTTAACCTATTAAATAAGAATCTAAAATACAAAGATTATATTTTAAAAAAAATAAAATACGTAATATCCCCCTATATTATCATATTCACTTGTTGTCTTTTTTTAAGATGGCAGATAAATCCCGATAACATCCCTTTATTTTTAAGGCACGCAAACCCAACAACAACCATATTATTAAGCTATGTTTTTAATGGTTGGGTGCTTGTGCCTCTATGGTATATACCAATGATTACTCTTTTTTTTATCGCAGCACCCATCATAAAATGGATAACAAACTCGAGGCATTGCTTGTTATTTGTCTTAATAAGCTTAGCAATAAGCTTTGTAACTTTGCGCCCATGGGAAAATTACAACCCGACCTTATCTTTTATTCATTTTTTTGGGATTTATTTACTTGGCTGCTTTCTAGCCAAAGAAAACTCAAAAATAACATTTACATCAAACAAGACAACACTAACTCTTTTTCTTTTATTTTTTCTATCCATAATAGGATCTTACAGGTCACTTGAAAAAATCAACCTGACATCTTACTTTGAATTGCAAGTTATATACAAAGAAATAGTTATAGACTGGATGACAATTCAAAAAACAATATTATGCCTCATTCTTTACAGTATCTCACAAAAAAAATACACCAAGAGTCATTGGTTAATAAAATTAATAGCAGATTATAGTTTTGGTGTTTTTTTTATTCACGAAATTTTAATCATTCTCCTTTTCAAAGCATGGAAGTTAATGACAGGTGTGTCATCTACTAATAGTATCACATTCATACCAACAGGTTTTTTTGTTTTCACAATAAGTATATTGATGGTTCACATTGCAAAAATGATTCTGAAAGGGAAAAGCAGATATGTCATCGGGTGTTAA
- a CDS encoding sialate O-acetylesterase, which produces MSSGVKLLLVLSLLICGCDSSNNDVLSSGETKTLHSMVDVPILCNGKPLNKAVVIFSFGQSIASNFNEFKYPSNNHIFTIKNGECVVAQDPLPIADGINGSMWMPLGRKIIENGLSKNVLLISIGVGGSSIDRWKSGGNLSQHLKNNLEFINRLKIPVSLFLWHQGSSDIGTSGDNYINKFMDITKLIRSLGFNAPILVAIHSQCFNIYDKNIENAQRMLGIFHDRGLYEGANTNILDSSFRFDNCHLNKMGQEKAADLWLNAIKNQDKLLSWLSLNLK; this is translated from the coding sequence ATGTCATCGGGTGTTAAACTTTTATTAGTGCTATCGTTATTAATTTGTGGCTGTGATAGTTCCAATAATGATGTTTTGTCTAGCGGTGAAACTAAAACTCTACACTCCATGGTTGATGTACCTATATTGTGTAATGGTAAACCACTAAATAAGGCGGTTGTGATATTTTCTTTTGGTCAATCGATTGCATCTAATTTTAATGAATTCAAGTACCCATCGAATAACCATATATTCACCATTAAAAATGGGGAGTGTGTCGTTGCGCAAGATCCACTGCCCATTGCAGATGGTATCAATGGGAGTATGTGGATGCCGCTGGGTAGAAAAATAATTGAAAATGGACTGTCAAAAAATGTTCTTTTAATATCAATAGGAGTAGGTGGTAGCTCTATAGACAGATGGAAATCCGGAGGAAATTTATCTCAGCATTTGAAAAATAATCTTGAGTTTATAAACAGGTTAAAAATCCCAGTAAGTCTTTTTCTATGGCATCAAGGTTCATCGGATATAGGCACCTCTGGTGATAATTATATAAATAAGTTTATGGATATTACAAAGCTGATTCGATCTCTTGGTTTCAATGCCCCTATTCTGGTTGCTATACATTCTCAATGTTTTAATATATATGATAAAAACATTGAGAATGCGCAAAGAATGTTAGGCATCTTCCACGACAGAGGTCTTTATGAAGGTGCCAATACGAACATTTTAGATAGTTCATTTCGTTTTGATAATTGTCATCTAAACAAAATGGGACAAGAAAAGGCTGCGGATCTATGGCTTAATGCCATTAAAAATCAAGATAAGCTGCTCTCATGGTTAAGTTTAAATCTAAAATAA
- the nlpI gene encoding lipoprotein NlpI has product MELWNRIGRLSSVFIVCALAGCSSRSDVLSANANMQPPPVVLATPLQVTYQNELALARLGQLLATNNLNSEQRAALFYERGLMFDKVGLRTMARIDFARALREKPDFAEAYNFIGVYLTQQQDFDNAYDAFDSAIELAPGYDYAYLNRGIALYYAHRPELAVKDMEVFQQRKVDDPYRTLWLFLTEVELDRNKAMQMLIKQYDKNHTDEWGWNIVKVYAGKQSAADFIRRIPESTSSNRQLAEHLCEAYFYLAKLSQLQGNNSAAEAYFKLSLSNNVFDFIEHRYALLELQLANQAPNSYPADVDFEAE; this is encoded by the coding sequence TTGGAATTATGGAATCGAATTGGACGCTTGAGTAGTGTCTTTATTGTATGTGCTTTGGCTGGATGCAGCAGTCGCAGTGATGTTTTGTCTGCAAATGCAAATATGCAACCTCCTCCTGTTGTTCTTGCCACACCCTTACAGGTGACTTATCAAAATGAATTGGCTTTAGCCCGGTTAGGGCAGTTATTGGCGACGAATAATCTGAATAGTGAACAACGTGCCGCGTTATTTTATGAACGAGGGCTGATGTTTGATAAGGTCGGATTACGGACGATGGCTCGTATCGACTTTGCCAGAGCATTACGAGAGAAACCTGATTTTGCTGAAGCATATAATTTTATTGGTGTTTATCTGACTCAGCAGCAAGACTTTGATAATGCATATGATGCTTTTGATTCTGCGATTGAACTGGCACCAGGATATGATTATGCCTATCTTAATCGCGGTATCGCTTTGTATTATGCTCATCGTCCAGAACTGGCTGTGAAAGATATGGAAGTATTTCAGCAGCGTAAAGTGGATGATCCCTATCGGACGTTATGGTTATTTCTAACCGAGGTGGAACTGGATCGTAATAAAGCGATGCAGATGCTGATCAAACAATATGATAAAAATCATACCGATGAGTGGGGCTGGAATATTGTTAAAGTATATGCTGGGAAGCAGAGTGCAGCTGATTTCATTCGTAGAATACCGGAAAGTACAAGTAGCAATCGTCAGTTAGCTGAACACCTGTGTGAGGCTTATTTTTATCTGGCTAAATTATCTCAACTGCAAGGTAACAACAGTGCTGCGGAGGCGTATTTTAAATTATCGCTCTCCAACAATGTTTTCGACTTTATAGAACATCGCTATGCCTTGTTGGAATTGCAATTGGCTAATCAGGCACCGAATAGCTATCCGGCCGATGTTGATTTTGAAGCTGAATGA
- a CDS encoding rhodanese-like domain-containing protein, translating to MQHNPRFLALVSETRQRINEVDIHQVQRWMEQSKPFVLLDVREESEWNKGHLPSAQYLGRGILERDIETRFPELDTPLVLYCGGGFRSVLAADNLQKMGYRDVISMDGGFRAWLEAGYPVEEEF from the coding sequence ATGCAACATAATCCTCGCTTTTTAGCATTAGTTAGTGAAACTCGGCAACGGATTAATGAGGTCGATATTCATCAGGTACAGCGTTGGATGGAGCAAAGCAAACCTTTTGTTTTGTTGGATGTCAGAGAAGAGAGCGAATGGAATAAAGGTCATTTGCCTTCAGCACAATATCTCGGTCGAGGCATATTGGAACGCGATATCGAAACCCGATTTCCAGAATTGGATACTCCGTTAGTACTTTATTGTGGAGGCGGATTCCGCTCTGTTTTGGCTGCCGATAATTTGCAGAAAATGGGATATCGTGATGTTATCAGCATGGATGGGGGTTTTCGTGCATGGCTAGAGGCTGGATACCCAGTGGAAGAGGAATTCTGA
- the secF gene encoding protein translocase subunit SecF: MFQLLKPGHTIPFMRAALPATIFSLVLIVMSAITIATKGFNWGLDFTGGTIAELKFSKPTVLDDVRSALAKQGLEGAVVQYYGSTKDIVIRIAPKGDLTQQKISDDVQKGALQLDGNVSMTRIEYVGPTVGAELASQGFLAILSALGCILIYVALRFEWRMATGAVLSLGHDVLITLGIFSWTQMEFDLTVLAAVLTVVGYSLNDTIVVFDRVRENARRIRNDTMRHIIDISMTETLSRTLITSGSTLVTVIALFWKGGPMIHGFSTALLIGIGFGTYSSIYVASAWAMYLKMSREDLMPKMVEKETTEEHYEP; the protein is encoded by the coding sequence ATGTTTCAGTTGTTAAAACCGGGTCACACCATTCCCTTTATGCGCGCAGCGTTACCAGCGACTATTTTTTCTCTGGTGTTGATTGTTATGTCTGCCATTACCATTGCCACAAAGGGATTTAACTGGGGGTTGGATTTTACTGGTGGGACAATCGCTGAACTCAAATTCAGCAAACCGACCGTACTGGATGATGTGCGCTCAGCCTTGGCTAAACAAGGTCTGGAAGGTGCCGTTGTTCAGTATTATGGTTCAACGAAAGACATTGTGATCCGCATTGCACCGAAGGGTGACCTTACGCAGCAGAAGATTTCTGATGATGTGCAGAAAGGTGCTCTTCAGCTTGATGGCAATGTCAGCATGACGCGTATTGAATACGTGGGGCCGACAGTAGGGGCAGAACTGGCTAGCCAGGGCTTTCTGGCAATTCTGTCGGCGCTGGGCTGTATCCTGATTTATGTCGCATTGCGTTTTGAATGGCGTATGGCAACCGGCGCCGTACTTTCTCTGGGTCACGATGTGCTGATCACGTTAGGTATTTTCTCGTGGACGCAGATGGAGTTTGATTTGACCGTGCTGGCTGCCGTATTAACTGTGGTGGGGTATTCGTTGAATGATACCATCGTGGTATTTGACCGGGTTCGAGAAAACGCACGTCGCATTCGTAATGACACCATGCGGCACATCATTGATATCTCGATGACTGAAACGCTGAGTCGTACGTTGATCACATCAGGCAGTACATTGGTGACAGTTATAGCCCTGTTCTGGAAGGGCGGCCCGATGATTCATGGGTTTTCGACGGCACTGTTAATAGGTATTGGCTTTGGTACTTATTCTTCCATTTATGTGGCGAGTGCATGGGCCATGTATCTGAAAATGAGCCGCGAAGATTTGATGCCTAAAATGGTGGAGAAAGAAACTACGGAAGAGCATTACGAACCGTAA
- the secD gene encoding protein translocase subunit SecD, with protein MLNRYPLWKYLMVAFVVIIGTLYSAPNIYGEDPALQVSAIRGHDVKADTMDLVKKSLDNAKISIKSAVLENNQILVRFKNTDDQLHAKEVVSQALGDQFVTALNLAPSTPKWMSDIGASPLKLGLDLRGGVHFLMEVDMDEAINKAQEQLVQDFRTSLREDNIRYAGVRRASGDVLVTFRDSDAQQKGLAHLRKTHADLTFTDYEDKGQYMVKASMSDKKLKSISEDALEQNITIIRNRVNELGVAEPLVQRQGTARIVVELPGIQDTARAKEILGATATLEFRLVDENADPMAAENGQVPPNSELFHDRNGRPVVLQKRVILTGDHITGSSSGADEYSLPQVSIKLDGVGGNRMSTATKDSIGKAMASVLSEYKPVGEPGPDGKRRIEKHSEVINVATIQSRLGSDFRITGIDTTQEAHNLSLLLRSGALTAPIQIVEERTIGPSMGQANINSGLEALGVGTLILVIFMAVYYKLFGVVADIALMFNVVLLVGVMSMIPGATMTLPGIAGIVLTLGMAVDANVLIYERIREELRAGRGVQQAIHLGYERAFATIADSNTTTFITALILFAVGTGAIRGFALVLMIGILCSMFTAITGSRAIVNLCWGGRKIKDLSI; from the coding sequence GTGTTAAACCGGTATCCTTTGTGGAAGTATCTGATGGTGGCCTTTGTGGTCATCATCGGTACACTCTATTCCGCGCCTAATATATATGGTGAAGATCCAGCGCTACAGGTTTCGGCAATTCGCGGCCATGACGTGAAAGCTGATACTATGGATTTGGTTAAAAAATCTCTGGATAACGCCAAAATTTCGATTAAAAGTGCAGTGCTGGAAAATAACCAGATCCTAGTTCGCTTTAAGAATACTGATGATCAACTTCATGCAAAAGAAGTGGTGAGTCAGGCTCTGGGCGACCAGTTTGTTACTGCATTGAATCTGGCTCCTTCTACACCGAAATGGATGAGTGACATCGGTGCTAGTCCGCTCAAGTTAGGGTTGGATTTACGTGGTGGTGTTCACTTCCTGATGGAAGTGGATATGGATGAAGCGATCAATAAAGCGCAGGAACAATTAGTCCAAGACTTCCGAACTTCATTACGCGAAGACAACATTCGCTATGCGGGTGTTCGCCGTGCCAGTGGGGACGTTCTTGTTACTTTCCGTGACAGCGATGCTCAGCAGAAAGGTTTGGCGCATTTGCGTAAAACGCATGCAGATTTAACATTTACTGACTACGAAGACAAAGGTCAGTATATGGTTAAAGCATCCATGTCTGATAAAAAACTGAAATCCATCAGTGAAGATGCGTTAGAGCAAAATATCACTATCATTCGTAACCGTGTGAACGAATTAGGGGTCGCAGAACCTTTAGTTCAGCGTCAGGGCACTGCTCGAATTGTGGTGGAATTACCAGGTATCCAAGATACTGCCCGCGCCAAAGAAATTTTGGGTGCCACGGCGACGTTAGAATTCCGTCTGGTGGATGAAAATGCTGACCCGATGGCGGCTGAAAATGGTCAGGTTCCGCCAAATTCTGAATTGTTTCACGATCGTAATGGTCGTCCTGTTGTTTTGCAAAAGCGCGTTATTCTGACGGGTGATCACATAACAGGTTCGTCCTCTGGTGCCGATGAGTACAGTCTACCACAGGTGAGTATCAAGCTGGATGGTGTGGGTGGTAACCGTATGTCTACGGCGACCAAAGACAGCATCGGTAAAGCAATGGCCTCTGTGCTGAGCGAATATAAACCTGTTGGTGAACCAGGGCCTGATGGCAAACGTCGAATTGAAAAACATTCGGAAGTTATCAACGTTGCGACCATTCAATCCCGTCTAGGAAGCGACTTCCGCATTACCGGAATCGATACCACGCAAGAAGCTCATAACCTGTCATTGCTGTTACGCTCTGGCGCGTTGACCGCGCCCATTCAAATTGTCGAAGAACGTACTATTGGCCCGAGCATGGGACAAGCGAACATCAATAGTGGTTTAGAAGCACTGGGCGTAGGCACACTTATACTGGTTATCTTCATGGCGGTGTACTACAAACTGTTTGGTGTGGTTGCCGATATCGCCCTGATGTTTAACGTCGTATTGCTGGTCGGTGTCATGTCTATGATTCCAGGCGCCACAATGACATTGCCTGGTATCGCCGGTATCGTTCTGACACTCGGTATGGCAGTGGATGCAAACGTGTTGATATACGAACGTATCCGTGAGGAATTGCGGGCTGGACGAGGTGTACAGCAGGCGATTCATCTTGGTTATGAACGCGCATTCGCGACCATTGCTGACTCGAATACGACAACATTTATCACGGCATTGATCCTGTTTGCGGTAGGTACTGGCGCTATCCGTGGTTTTGCGCTGGTGCTGATGATCGGTATTCTGTGTTCTATGTTTACCGCAATTACCGGCAGCCGGGCGATCGTGAACCTGTGCTGGGGCGGTCGTAAAATCAAAGATTTGTCGATTTAA
- the yajC gene encoding preprotein translocase subunit YajC, giving the protein MSLLAKAYAADGGAAAASVTGGIEQIAIVGIFLLFFYFFIFRPQSKRAKEQKNLMNSLGKGDEVLTTGGLVGKIAKISADSDYVVLALNDNNNITIKKDFITAVLPKGTIQSL; this is encoded by the coding sequence ATGAGTCTTTTGGCTAAAGCCTATGCGGCTGATGGTGGTGCAGCAGCAGCGTCTGTGACTGGTGGTATTGAACAGATCGCTATCGTCGGTATTTTTCTGCTGTTTTTCTATTTCTTTATTTTCCGCCCTCAATCAAAACGTGCGAAAGAACAGAAAAACCTGATGAACTCGTTGGGTAAAGGGGATGAAGTGTTAACTACTGGCGGCTTGGTCGGAAAAATTGCAAAGATCAGCGCTGATAGTGACTATGTCGTTCTGGCTCTGAACGATAACAACAACATCACAATCAAGAAAGATTTCATTACTGCAGTTCTGCCTAAAGGCACTATTCAGTCCCTGTAG
- the tgt gene encoding tRNA guanosine(34) transglycosylase Tgt, which yields MKFELKKTEGRARRGRLVFDRGVVETPAFMPVGTYGTVKGMTPEEVKETGAQILLGNTFHLWLRPGQDIMRKHGDLHDFMNWHGPILTDSGGFQVFSLGDIRKIKEEGVHFRNPINGEKIFLSPEKSMEIQHDLGSDIVMIFDECTPYPATYDVAKKSMEMSLRWAARSRQRFNELENKNALFGIIQGSIYEDLRDVSLTGLLEIGFDGYAVGGLAVGEPKEDMHRILKHVCPQIPEDKPRYLMGVGKPEDLVEGVRRGIDMFDCVMPTRNARNGHLFTTDGVVKIRNAKYKDDVTSLDAECDCYTCKNYTKSYLHHLDRCNEMLGARLNTIHNLRYYQRLMQGLRDAIDAGTLDAFVADFYQRQGKSVPSLD from the coding sequence ATGAAATTTGAATTAAAAAAAACCGAAGGACGAGCTCGTCGTGGGCGTCTGGTATTTGATCGTGGTGTAGTGGAAACGCCAGCATTTATGCCTGTCGGTACCTATGGCACTGTCAAGGGGATGACTCCGGAAGAAGTAAAAGAGACTGGCGCTCAGATCCTGTTGGGGAATACGTTCCATTTATGGCTGCGTCCTGGACAGGACATCATGCGTAAGCACGGTGACCTGCATGATTTCATGAACTGGCATGGTCCGATCCTGACGGACTCGGGTGGTTTCCAGGTATTTAGTCTGGGCGATATCCGCAAAATCAAAGAAGAGGGGGTTCATTTCCGTAACCCTATCAACGGTGAAAAAATATTTTTATCACCAGAAAAATCAATGGAAATTCAGCATGATCTGGGTTCAGACATCGTCATGATTTTTGATGAATGTACACCATATCCGGCAACTTATGACGTAGCTAAGAAATCGATGGAGATGTCATTACGTTGGGCGGCCCGTTCCCGTCAGCGCTTTAATGAATTGGAAAATAAAAATGCGCTGTTCGGGATCATTCAGGGAAGCATATATGAAGATCTGCGTGATGTTTCGCTAACCGGTCTGTTGGAGATTGGTTTTGACGGTTATGCCGTGGGTGGATTGGCTGTTGGTGAACCTAAAGAAGACATGCATCGCATTCTGAAACATGTGTGCCCACAAATTCCTGAAGATAAACCCCGTTATCTGATGGGGGTTGGTAAGCCGGAAGATTTAGTTGAAGGTGTTCGCCGCGGCATAGATATGTTTGATTGTGTGATGCCAACCCGCAATGCGCGGAATGGTCACTTGTTTACAACAGACGGTGTCGTCAAAATCCGCAACGCAAAGTATAAAGATGATGTGACATCATTAGATGCCGAATGTGATTGTTATACCTGCAAAAATTATACAAAGTCATATTTGCATCATTTGGATCGTTGTAATGAGATGCTAGGTGCTCGTCTGAATACGATTCATAACTTGCGCTATTATCAACGCCTCATGCAGGGTTTGCGGGATGCCATTGATGCAGGTACATTAGATGCCTTTGTAGCGGATTTTTATCAGCGACAGGGAAAATCAGTACCATCGCTTGATTAA
- the queA gene encoding tRNA preQ1(34) S-adenosylmethionine ribosyltransferase-isomerase QueA — protein MLVSDFQFELPDELIARYPMPERSASRLLMLNGNTGETRHGHFIDVLDLLQPGDLLVFNNTRVIPARMFGQKASGGKLEILVERILDEHSVLAHVRASKAPKPGTLILLDKGFSAEMVARHDALFELHFAGDVPVLDILNQIGHMPLPPYIDRPDENSDKERYQTVYNQRPGAVAAPTAGLHFDEKLLAALREKGVDFAFVTLHVGAGTFQPVRVERLEDHQMHSEYAEVSAEVIAKINATRERGGRVVAVGTTSVRSLETAAQVSLKAGEPLSPFFGDTSIFIYPGYQYQLVDALITNFHLPGSTLIMLVSAFAGYEHVMNAYQEAVTSGYRFFSYGDAMFITRQR, from the coding sequence ATGCTTGTATCTGACTTTCAGTTTGAATTACCAGACGAACTTATTGCTCGCTATCCTATGCCGGAACGTAGTGCCAGCCGCTTATTGATGCTTAATGGAAATACGGGTGAAACACGTCATGGGCATTTCATTGATGTGCTTGATTTATTACAACCCGGTGATTTGCTGGTGTTTAATAACACTCGAGTTATTCCTGCCCGTATGTTTGGACAGAAAGCCAGTGGTGGCAAGTTAGAGATTCTGGTTGAACGCATACTCGATGAACATTCGGTACTGGCACATGTACGTGCTTCTAAAGCACCTAAGCCGGGAACATTGATCCTACTCGATAAAGGGTTTTCTGCCGAAATGGTTGCGCGTCACGATGCACTGTTCGAGTTGCACTTTGCTGGTGATGTGCCTGTGTTGGATATATTAAATCAGATCGGGCATATGCCATTGCCGCCCTACATTGATCGGCCTGACGAAAACTCAGATAAAGAGCGTTACCAGACCGTGTACAACCAACGGCCGGGTGCTGTAGCAGCGCCTACGGCTGGCTTGCATTTTGATGAAAAATTATTAGCCGCTTTAAGAGAGAAAGGGGTCGATTTCGCTTTTGTGACCTTGCATGTAGGGGCTGGAACATTTCAGCCAGTTCGTGTTGAACGTCTGGAAGATCATCAGATGCACAGTGAGTATGCTGAGGTTTCGGCTGAGGTCATTGCTAAAATCAATGCTACCCGTGAACGAGGAGGGCGTGTTGTGGCGGTTGGCACAACCTCAGTCCGTTCATTGGAAACGGCGGCACAGGTTTCCTTGAAGGCGGGTGAACCCTTATCGCCTTTCTTTGGTGATACCAGTATCTTCATCTATCCCGGATATCAATATCAGTTGGTTGATGCATTGATCACTAACTTCCATTTGCCTGGTTCTACATTGATCATGCTGGTATCGGCGTTTGCTGGTTATGAGCATGTGATGAATGCCTATCAGGAAGCGGTAACATCTGGTTATCGTTTCTTCAGTTATGGCGATGCCATGTTTATTACACGGCAGCGCTAG